From a region of the Hymenobacter jejuensis genome:
- a CDS encoding DUF4974 domain-containing protein encodes MRRILALLFLLGLPAYSLLAQASASVLSRPVQVAADNVPLEQVLRDISRSSDVAFSYSSNFVPLQQRVTLHTAGPQPVGEVLDVLLKETGATYQVIGNQVVLRKRAYTTASAKSNAPVASAGKSDRARAAQKVPTAVTKSPNRPALPAPPTASASAPPGALPPSAASDSVARKASAARDESLSATLARLKKKAQLQAKSTSEALGRLSRRTTAAIDSLAKRKVQSQSGLPRRDTVLPKTVTPVRPQ; translated from the coding sequence ATGCGACGCATTCTTGCTTTGCTTTTCCTTTTGGGGCTGCCTGCGTATTCCCTGCTGGCGCAAGCGTCGGCGTCGGTGCTGTCCCGGCCGGTGCAAGTAGCCGCCGACAATGTGCCGCTGGAACAGGTGCTCCGCGACATCTCACGCAGCAGCGATGTCGCTTTTAGCTACAGCAGCAACTTTGTGCCTTTACAACAGCGCGTTACGCTGCACACGGCTGGCCCGCAGCCAGTAGGTGAGGTGCTGGATGTGTTGCTTAAGGAAACGGGGGCTACTTATCAAGTAATTGGTAACCAGGTAGTTTTGCGGAAACGTGCGTATACAACCGCATCTGCCAAGTCGAATGCGCCCGTAGCTTCCGCCGGTAAATCGGACCGCGCACGCGCAGCCCAAAAGGTGCCCACAGCAGTCACGAAATCCCCCAACCGACCAGCCCTGCCCGCGCCCCCAACCGCTTCGGCTTCAGCGCCTCCCGGCGCTCTGCCACCCTCAGCGGCCAGCGACAGCGTAGCCCGAAAAGCAAGCGCCGCGCGTGACGAATCGCTGTCTGCCACGTTGGCCCGCCTCAAAAAGAAAGCACAACTTCAGGCCAAATCCACGTCCGAAGCCTTGGGTCGCCTTTCCCGGCGCACTACGGCGGCCATCGATTCGCTTGCTAAGCGTAAAGTGCAGTCGCAGAGCGGTTTGCCTCGCCGCGATACGGTGTTGCCCAAAACGGTTACGCCCGTGCGCCCTCAATAA
- a CDS encoding FecR family protein, which translates to MSALPADTEVPWDLLAKHLAGEATATEQEQLRMWVAARPERLGLLTDATRAWERVGAAPVADLFSDAEVEAAWQRFRPQMLAKLVPDDGLQVFDNQIDKKEHLPSKTKIVPINRPSTQSWLRIAAALALLIGATLLFRMYSGKSRSGAEPVAVRTGAQKRLVALPDGSKVWLNHHSTLQYAADFSRGPREVHLVGEAFFEVRKDHGRPFTVLSATSRTQVLGTSFNVRAYKAEDSVEVAVVTGRVAFASLAQQRDTVLLTPGKRGILYAANGTAPVRATPRRTVVQDTNFRAWQNDELVFENARLSHVLRTLRTTFGTKITVADPRLLEYRFTGTFHSPAPAQVLQVVGAATNAQLTGDAASGYELRPE; encoded by the coding sequence ATGTCTGCCCTGCCTGCCGATACCGAAGTGCCCTGGGACTTGCTAGCGAAACACCTAGCCGGGGAAGCTACGGCCACGGAGCAAGAGCAGCTGCGAATGTGGGTAGCGGCGCGCCCCGAGCGCCTCGGCTTGCTCACCGACGCCACGCGCGCCTGGGAGCGCGTGGGCGCCGCACCGGTCGCCGATCTGTTTTCGGATGCCGAGGTCGAAGCCGCCTGGCAACGCTTCCGGCCGCAGATGCTGGCAAAACTGGTTCCGGATGATGGTTTGCAAGTATTTGATAATCAAATAGATAAAAAAGAACATCTTCCAAGCAAGACTAAGATAGTACCCATCAACCGGCCTTCTACGCAATCGTGGCTGCGCATTGCGGCGGCGCTGGCCCTGCTGATTGGGGCAACGCTCCTGTTCCGGATGTACAGCGGAAAAAGCAGGTCAGGAGCTGAGCCGGTGGCCGTGCGTACGGGCGCGCAGAAACGCCTGGTGGCCTTACCCGACGGCAGCAAAGTGTGGCTAAACCACCATTCAACGCTGCAGTACGCTGCCGATTTCAGCCGTGGCCCGCGCGAAGTGCATTTGGTGGGCGAAGCTTTTTTTGAAGTGCGCAAAGACCACGGGCGACCGTTCACGGTCCTGAGCGCTACTTCGCGCACGCAGGTGCTCGGCACGTCGTTCAACGTGCGGGCGTACAAGGCCGAAGATTCGGTAGAAGTTGCCGTCGTGACGGGTCGGGTGGCCTTTGCAAGCCTTGCACAGCAGCGCGATACCGTGCTGCTCACGCCCGGCAAGCGCGGGATTCTGTACGCCGCCAACGGTACTGCGCCGGTTCGCGCTACGCCACGGCGGACGGTTGTGCAAGACACCAATTTCCGGGCTTGGCAAAACGACGAGCTCGTGTTCGAAAATGCCCGCCTGAGCCATGTGCTGCGCACGTTACGCACCACGTTCGGCACCAAAATCACTGTTGCCGATCCGCGCCTGCTCGAGTATCGCTTCACGGGCACGTTCCACAGCCCCGCCCCGGCGCAGGTGTTGCAGGTTGTCGGCGCCGCCACCAACGCGCAACTCACCGGCGACGCAGCCAGCGGCTACGAGCTGCGCCCCGAGTAA
- a CDS encoding head GIN domain-containing protein, translated as MKRLALLLTFVPALLFSACNNDVIAPRVRGVGPTESQTRTVNNFTELDLKIDADVYLTQGPQQEVRIEAQRNILDVLETEITGNKLEIEYGHYNVRSHSPIKIYITVPTLSEANVSGSGKVRSSTAWTAPSLKLDVAGSGKIDMQLQQVEGLRSHISGSGKISLRGAAQSHTSSISGSGDVDAFDLITQDTYVSISGSGKNHLYASRTLTADISGSGSVYYRGNPTVNSRISGSGKVLSSN; from the coding sequence ATGAAACGACTTGCTCTCCTTCTCACTTTCGTGCCGGCGCTGCTCTTCTCGGCCTGCAACAACGATGTGATCGCGCCGCGGGTGCGCGGCGTCGGCCCTACCGAGTCCCAAACGCGCACCGTCAACAACTTTACCGAGTTGGATCTGAAAATCGATGCCGACGTGTACCTCACGCAGGGCCCTCAGCAAGAAGTCCGGATCGAAGCCCAACGCAACATCCTCGACGTGCTGGAAACGGAAATAACCGGCAACAAGCTCGAAATCGAGTACGGGCACTACAACGTGCGCAGCCACTCGCCCATCAAAATCTACATCACCGTGCCAACGCTCTCGGAAGCGAATGTGTCGGGCTCGGGTAAGGTGCGCAGCAGCACGGCCTGGACGGCGCCCAGCCTCAAGCTCGACGTGGCGGGCTCGGGCAAAATCGACATGCAGTTGCAGCAAGTCGAAGGCCTGCGAAGCCACATTTCGGGCTCGGGCAAAATCAGCCTGCGCGGTGCGGCCCAAAGCCATACCTCGTCGATCAGCGGCTCTGGCGACGTTGACGCGTTTGACCTGATCACGCAGGATACCTACGTATCGATCTCAGGATCAGGCAAAAACCATTTGTATGCCTCCCGCACCCTCACCGCCGATATCTCCGGCAGCGGGTCGGTGTACTACCGTGGCAACCCCACCGTCAACTCGCGCATTTCGGGCTCAGGGAAGGTGCTTAGCTCGAACTAG
- a CDS encoding RNA polymerase sigma-70 factor yields MAALAPDILEARLAHLRSTDEAAFMELLFKEFYKPLGQVIYRVVQDRDATEDLLQDVFLRVWNNRETLTISTTYRAYLYRAAFNAALRHQERSKRQVAWDAAPPSAEPTGSAATDDLHYQEAESSVAAALNLLPPQCRAVFELSRYEELSYQQIAEALELSPKTVENQMGKALRILRRELSTLLKNLYSLLL; encoded by the coding sequence ATGGCCGCACTCGCTCCCGACATTCTCGAAGCTCGGCTCGCACACCTGCGCAGCACCGACGAGGCGGCCTTTATGGAGCTGCTATTCAAGGAATTCTATAAGCCGCTGGGGCAGGTCATCTACCGGGTAGTGCAAGACCGGGATGCGACCGAAGATTTGCTACAGGACGTGTTTTTGCGCGTCTGGAACAATCGCGAAACGCTGACCATCAGCACCACTTACCGGGCCTATCTGTACCGGGCAGCTTTCAACGCGGCCTTGCGCCACCAAGAGCGCAGCAAGCGCCAAGTTGCCTGGGACGCCGCCCCGCCCAGCGCCGAACCAACTGGCAGCGCGGCCACCGACGACCTGCATTACCAGGAAGCCGAAAGCTCCGTCGCGGCGGCCCTGAACCTATTGCCGCCGCAGTGCCGCGCCGTGTTTGAGCTAAGCCGCTACGAGGAATTGAGTTACCAGCAGATTGCGGAGGCGCTGGAGCTTTCGCCTAAAACGGTGGAAAACCAGATGGGAAAGGCCCTGCGCATTCTGCGTCGGGAGCTGAGTACGTTGCTTAAAAACCTGTATTCCTTGCTGTTATAA
- a CDS encoding MFS transporter has product MSASESALRHDPYAALRLPEFRRLLSARVCMTVATQIQGVVVSWQMYELTKDPLALGFIGLAEAIPSIVVSLYAGHVADSVRRKNIIIATVAVLLGCSVALWLLTQPAGAALLARDRFYTLPLYSVIFVSGVARGFLGPALFSFMPQLMPDRPRLANAITWNSSTWQTAAVLGPAVGGLLFAHLGKPTAYAVDAVLMGLSLLLFLSIAGRPLPPIEGEKLGLKESILSGVQFIFRNQLVLAAQSLDMFAVLFGGAVALLPIFADDILKIGPDGLGYLRAAPAVGSVIMAISLTYFPLRQKAGWKLLWAVAGFGIATILFALSKNFYLSLFLLFMTGIFDSVSVIVRSTLIHTFTPEYMKGRVSAVNNIFIGSSNEIGSFESGVAAKLMGTVPSVVFGGVMTLVVVGFTALRADKLRRLDLTPKPPEPTPA; this is encoded by the coding sequence ATGTCTGCTTCCGAATCTGCCCTCCGCCACGACCCATATGCCGCCCTGCGCTTGCCCGAATTCCGTCGCCTGCTCTCGGCGCGGGTTTGCATGACCGTTGCCACCCAGATTCAGGGGGTGGTAGTAAGCTGGCAGATGTATGAGCTGACCAAAGATCCGTTGGCGTTGGGCTTTATTGGGTTGGCCGAAGCCATCCCGAGCATTGTGGTGTCGTTGTACGCCGGGCACGTGGCCGATTCGGTGCGGCGCAAAAACATCATCATTGCCACGGTAGCGGTGTTATTGGGGTGCTCGGTGGCGCTGTGGCTACTTACCCAGCCGGCCGGGGCTGCCTTGCTCGCCCGCGACCGATTTTATACCCTGCCGCTGTACTCGGTTATTTTTGTGAGCGGCGTGGCGCGGGGGTTCTTGGGGCCGGCTTTGTTTTCCTTCATGCCCCAGCTCATGCCCGACCGCCCGCGATTGGCCAACGCCATTACGTGGAATAGCTCGACGTGGCAGACAGCCGCGGTGCTGGGCCCCGCGGTGGGCGGTTTGTTGTTTGCCCACTTAGGCAAGCCCACGGCCTATGCCGTCGATGCTGTGCTGATGGGGTTGTCGCTGCTCTTATTCCTGAGCATTGCCGGTCGGCCCTTGCCGCCCATCGAAGGAGAAAAGCTGGGGCTTAAGGAGAGCATTCTGTCGGGTGTGCAGTTCATCTTCCGCAACCAGCTGGTGCTGGCCGCGCAATCGCTGGATATGTTTGCTGTGCTCTTTGGCGGGGCAGTGGCCTTATTGCCAATCTTCGCCGACGACATCCTGAAAATTGGTCCCGACGGTTTGGGCTATTTGCGGGCGGCGCCAGCAGTGGGTTCCGTAATTATGGCTATCTCCCTGACTTACTTTCCGTTACGGCAAAAGGCTGGCTGGAAGCTGTTGTGGGCCGTGGCGGGCTTTGGCATTGCCACCATTCTATTTGCGCTGTCCAAAAACTTCTACCTGTCGTTGTTCCTGTTATTCATGACCGGTATTTTCGATTCGGTGTCCGTGATTGTGCGCTCCACGCTCATCCATACGTTCACGCCGGAGTACATGAAAGGGCGGGTTTCGGCCGTAAACAACATTTTTATTGGCTCTTCCAACGAGATTGGTTCTTTCGAATCGGGCGTGGCGGCCAAACTGATGGGTACGGTGCCGTCGGTGGTATTTGGCGGCGTGATGACGTTGGTGGTGGTCGGCTTCACAGCGTTGCGAGCCGATAAGCTGCGCCGGCTCGATCTGACGCCCAAACCGCCGGAGCCGACGCCCGCTTAG
- a CDS encoding DUF6799 domain-containing protein, whose translation MRLRMLLWGCLFAVLANLTILSAVRSQSKATVAPALRDGVFRRGSIMMRLQAGRISRLTAPLTLANGMVVEPNGTVISKDGARQLLGAGRAVNLQGEIVNFRDDMMSATAIEQYDQQVTGAAATRIEVPSTGPVPPNAAAELLRTERRLALLQQLSELLDQRASTTIKSARFQQLDAEIKSLAAQL comes from the coding sequence ATGCGCTTAAGAATGTTGCTCTGGGGCTGCCTGTTTGCCGTCTTAGCAAACCTCACGATTCTATCGGCGGTCCGTTCCCAGTCGAAGGCGACTGTTGCTCCGGCCCTGCGCGACGGTGTTTTTCGGCGCGGCAGCATAATGATGCGACTGCAAGCAGGGCGAATTTCGCGCCTGACAGCACCGCTTACGCTGGCCAACGGTATGGTAGTCGAACCCAACGGCACGGTTATCAGCAAAGACGGCGCCCGGCAACTGCTGGGAGCCGGTCGTGCCGTCAATCTGCAAGGTGAAATCGTGAACTTCCGCGACGACATGATGTCTGCGACCGCCATTGAGCAGTATGATCAGCAGGTTACCGGCGCCGCGGCTACGCGCATCGAGGTGCCCAGCACCGGCCCAGTCCCTCCCAATGCCGCCGCCGAGCTGTTGCGGACAGAGCGCCGACTGGCCTTGCTTCAGCAACTATCCGAGCTCCTCGACCAACGGGCTTCTACTACTATTAAATCGGCGCGCTTTCAACAGCTCGACGCCGAGATCAAGTCGCTTGCGGCGCAGCTCTAG
- a CDS encoding RNA polymerase sigma factor: METTMQPSDSALISLYITGKEEAFELLLDRHKSRVFTTIMLIVRDEDIAEDLLQDTFIKAIHTMRSGRYNEEGKFSSWICRIAHNLAIDFFRREKRSPLLNLDTTSHAFNTLSLAEEGAEAVLTREETYARLRELIQELPAAQKEVLIMRHYGDMSFQEIADATGVSINTALGRMRYALINLRKKMAAQPVFYDQNLYPREAAPVRVQRIAS, translated from the coding sequence ATGGAAACCACCATGCAGCCGAGCGATTCCGCTCTGATTTCGCTCTATATAACCGGCAAAGAAGAAGCATTCGAGCTATTATTAGACCGTCACAAAAGCCGTGTTTTTACCACGATCATGCTGATCGTGCGCGATGAAGACATTGCCGAAGATTTATTGCAGGATACCTTTATCAAGGCCATCCACACAATGCGCAGCGGTCGCTACAACGAAGAGGGAAAATTCTCGTCCTGGATTTGCCGCATTGCCCATAATTTGGCGATCGACTTTTTCCGACGCGAAAAACGTAGCCCTTTATTGAATCTCGACACAACAAGTCACGCGTTCAATACGTTGTCACTAGCAGAAGAAGGCGCGGAAGCCGTCCTTACTCGTGAAGAAACCTACGCTCGGCTACGGGAACTGATCCAAGAGCTGCCGGCTGCTCAAAAGGAAGTACTGATCATGCGTCATTACGGCGACATGAGCTTCCAAGAGATCGCAGACGCAACGGGGGTAAGCATCAACACGGCGTTGGGGCGCATGCGATATGCGCTAATCAACCTGCGGAAGAAGATGGCCGCACAACCCGTTTTCTATGATCAAAACCTTTACCCACGAGAAGCTGCTCCGGTACGTGTACAACGAATTGCCAGCTAA
- a CDS encoding anti-sigma factor, translating into MIKTFTHEKLLRYVYNELPAKEHQAIEEALLHDPELASICADLLLAQRTLNELQRGPRESTTRSILQYSRTFMQKS; encoded by the coding sequence ATGATCAAAACCTTTACCCACGAGAAGCTGCTCCGGTACGTGTACAACGAATTGCCAGCTAAGGAGCACCAAGCCATCGAAGAAGCCCTGCTCCACGATCCGGAGCTGGCCTCCATTTGCGCCGACCTGCTATTAGCACAGCGCACTCTTAATGAGTTGCAGCGCGGGCCACGGGAAAGCACGACGCGCTCCATTCTGCAGTACTCCAGAACGTTCATGCAGAAATCTTAG
- the nth gene encoding endonuclease III, giving the protein MRKSERFRRFLEYFLTNFPKPKTELLYTNPYELIVAVVLSAQCTDKRVNQIMPELLNQFPTPAHLALASAEEIFPFIRSVSYPNNKAKHLAGLGRMLVEDFGAEVPSSIEELQRLPGVGRKTANVVVSVIYNQPAMAVDTHVFRVSHRLGLVSRTATTPLAVEKALVKYIPEELIPKAHHWLILHGRYICVARQPKCNICPLTDICEYYAKNVANNPDTPQNQPAKRLRP; this is encoded by the coding sequence ATGCGCAAGTCAGAGCGGTTTCGCCGCTTCCTCGAGTATTTCCTGACCAATTTCCCCAAGCCTAAAACCGAGCTTCTCTATACCAACCCCTACGAACTGATTGTGGCGGTGGTGCTGAGCGCGCAGTGCACCGACAAGCGCGTTAACCAGATCATGCCGGAATTGCTGAATCAGTTTCCGACGCCCGCTCATTTGGCGCTGGCTTCGGCTGAGGAAATTTTTCCGTTTATCCGCAGCGTATCGTACCCCAATAACAAAGCGAAGCACTTGGCTGGTTTGGGTCGGATGTTGGTTGAGGATTTTGGGGCAGAAGTACCTAGTTCCATCGAAGAGCTTCAGCGCCTGCCGGGCGTGGGCCGCAAAACGGCCAACGTGGTGGTGTCGGTGATTTATAACCAGCCCGCAATGGCCGTCGATACCCACGTATTTCGGGTGTCGCACCGGTTAGGCTTGGTTAGCCGCACAGCCACTACGCCCCTGGCCGTGGAGAAGGCTCTGGTTAAGTACATACCCGAAGAATTGATTCCGAAAGCGCACCACTGGCTGATTCTGCACGGACGGTATATCTGCGTGGCGCGGCAGCCCAAATGCAACATTTGCCCGCTTACTGACATCTGCGAGTACTACGCAAAAAACGTTGCTAATAATCCAGACACGCCTCAAAACCAGCCTGCAAAGCGCCTACGCCCCTAA
- a CDS encoding glycosyltransferase family 4 protein translates to MHIAVFSQYHTNPDCPATSRHYSLLAHIARTHRVTLITTRTWERQRLTHDFPWVPEGVEIRTADVPYQNKMGVARRLLSFGQYAAFALREGLRMERPDVIWGISTPLTAAWAAAQVARRRQLPWVFEVQDLWPSFPIAMGAVPTQVAKNQLFALEKRLYQSASHILPLSPDMTRYVEEQGIDNQKITTVLNGTDLELATLATEAAVSELRQQYNLLGKRVILYAGTFGRANDIPTLVQAAEQLAVHQPDVVWLFMGLGFYEPLIRAAAARCSSIRLVAPQPRHAVFAWFRMSDVSVVSFLNLPVLDANSPAKFYDSLAVGTPVVVTNQGWTKSLVETHRCGWHSPAGDAQALAACLRNLLDKPDILEAAGEAAKAVAYAQFDRKRIATTMQSVLETAAGNFKTS, encoded by the coding sequence GTGCACATCGCGGTTTTCAGTCAGTACCACACCAACCCCGATTGCCCGGCCACTAGTCGGCACTACTCGTTGCTGGCGCACATTGCCCGCACGCACCGCGTTACGCTGATTACGACCCGCACTTGGGAGCGCCAACGCCTGACGCATGATTTTCCGTGGGTACCGGAAGGCGTAGAGATCCGCACTGCCGATGTACCCTACCAAAACAAGATGGGCGTGGCGCGCCGGCTCCTGTCGTTTGGGCAATATGCCGCCTTTGCGCTGCGCGAAGGACTGCGCATGGAGCGCCCCGACGTAATCTGGGGAATTTCGACGCCGCTTACGGCCGCTTGGGCCGCCGCACAGGTGGCGCGGCGGCGGCAATTGCCGTGGGTATTTGAGGTGCAGGATTTGTGGCCTTCGTTCCCGATTGCGATGGGTGCTGTTCCGACGCAGGTTGCTAAAAACCAGTTGTTTGCTTTGGAAAAGCGCCTCTACCAGAGCGCGTCGCATATTCTGCCCCTCTCGCCCGACATGACTCGCTACGTCGAAGAGCAAGGCATTGATAACCAGAAAATTACAACCGTACTCAACGGCACGGATCTTGAGTTGGCCACGTTGGCTACGGAAGCAGCAGTATCCGAGCTCCGGCAGCAATACAACTTGCTCGGGAAGCGGGTTATTCTGTATGCCGGCACCTTCGGCCGAGCCAACGACATTCCAACGCTGGTGCAGGCAGCCGAGCAACTGGCTGTACATCAGCCCGATGTGGTATGGCTGTTTATGGGCCTTGGCTTTTATGAGCCTCTGATTCGGGCAGCCGCTGCAAGATGTTCTTCTATTCGGTTGGTGGCCCCGCAGCCGCGGCACGCCGTGTTTGCGTGGTTCCGGATGTCCGATGTGTCGGTGGTATCATTTCTAAACTTGCCGGTGCTGGATGCCAATTCGCCGGCCAAATTCTACGATAGCCTAGCCGTCGGGACGCCAGTGGTAGTCACCAACCAGGGCTGGACCAAATCGCTGGTCGAAACGCATCGGTGCGGGTGGCACTCCCCGGCTGGCGATGCCCAAGCCTTGGCTGCTTGCCTTCGAAATTTGCTGGATAAACCCGACATTCTGGAGGCAGCGGGAGAAGCTGCCAAAGCCGTTGCGTACGCGCAGTTCGACCGAAAACGAATTGCGACAACGATGCAAAGCGTACTGGAAACAGCAGCAGGTAACTTTAAAACCTCCTAG
- the gldB gene encoding gliding motility lipoprotein GldB — protein sequence MRPLLVALLGYTLLFTACKRESEKCEINPEVAKVAAPVQLERLEQPFFKIRNEADAKQFLKQHSLFADQFLQRRQYPSEAILANTLTRLATNAGLQKLARETETEFKDTNKLQGELKQFFQHVRYYFPSFRVPPVKTFISGLSQDMFVNDSLMVVGLDFFVGPKASYRPNVPDYILRRYTPAHLMPTAALAVSSKYNQHQLTNQTMLGEMVQYGKSLYFAEKTLPCTPDSVLMGYTAKELEGLEFNEGKVWAHFIEKNLLYNTAPFTIQKYVGERPNVPEIDKTCPGRVGAWIGWQIVRKYMTEHPNVTLAQLMAEKNPQCILSESHYRPRKKS from the coding sequence ATGCGTCCTTTACTCGTTGCCTTGCTTGGCTACACCCTCTTGTTCACGGCTTGCAAGCGGGAAAGCGAGAAGTGCGAAATAAACCCGGAAGTGGCCAAAGTAGCTGCCCCCGTGCAACTGGAAAGGCTCGAACAGCCCTTCTTCAAAATCCGAAACGAAGCCGACGCCAAACAGTTTCTCAAGCAGCATTCGCTGTTCGCTGATCAGTTTTTGCAGCGCCGGCAATATCCGTCGGAAGCAATTCTGGCCAATACGCTTACGCGGTTGGCTACCAACGCTGGGTTGCAAAAGTTAGCGCGCGAAACCGAAACAGAATTTAAGGATACCAACAAGCTGCAAGGCGAACTGAAGCAATTTTTTCAGCACGTACGCTATTACTTCCCAAGCTTCCGGGTGCCGCCGGTGAAAACCTTCATTAGCGGTTTGAGCCAGGATATGTTCGTCAACGACAGCCTGATGGTGGTTGGCCTCGATTTTTTCGTTGGCCCCAAAGCCAGCTATCGCCCCAACGTACCCGACTACATTTTGCGCCGCTACACACCTGCCCACCTGATGCCCACGGCTGCGTTGGCCGTATCGAGCAAGTACAACCAGCACCAGCTCACCAACCAGACCATGCTCGGCGAGATGGTGCAGTACGGCAAGTCGCTCTACTTTGCCGAAAAGACGCTGCCCTGCACGCCCGACTCAGTGCTTATGGGTTACACCGCCAAAGAGCTGGAAGGGTTAGAGTTCAACGAAGGCAAAGTCTGGGCGCATTTTATCGAGAAAAACTTGCTCTACAACACTGCGCCCTTCACCATTCAGAAGTACGTGGGCGAGCGGCCCAACGTGCCCGAGATCGACAAAACCTGCCCCGGTAGGGTAGGGGCTTGGATTGGGTGGCAAATCGTGCGCAAATACATGACGGAGCATCCTAACGTGACACTGGCTCAGCTTATGGCCGAGAAGAATCCGCAGTGCATCCTGTCGGAGTCGCATTATCGACCGCGGAAGAAAAGCTAA
- a CDS encoding porin family protein → MKKTLLSLLAVAATAGTASAQVEIGLKISPSITNLRVDSPTQYAFQNESSKASLGGGVIVDYFFGQNYAFSTGLLLAGKGGTINYYDENTKVREKLKYGIQYLEIPVTIKLFTNDVATDTKLYFQVGGAVDAAIAGKLNGNKFYTDPGTGAETKAAKHVIVPDAALIAGFGAEYQLGQSTKLMAGISYHRGLFNIDRYFDNTRKFKSVTLKNNEFALDLGLKF, encoded by the coding sequence ATGAAAAAAACATTGTTGTCTCTGCTTGCTGTCGCTGCTACGGCGGGCACAGCTTCCGCGCAAGTTGAAATCGGCCTCAAAATATCGCCCTCCATCACCAACCTCCGCGTTGATTCGCCCACGCAGTATGCTTTTCAAAACGAAAGCAGCAAAGCCAGCCTAGGCGGCGGTGTGATCGTTGATTATTTCTTCGGACAAAACTACGCCTTCAGCACGGGCTTGCTTTTAGCCGGCAAGGGCGGAACTATCAACTATTACGACGAGAATACTAAGGTTCGGGAAAAGCTGAAGTACGGCATTCAATACCTCGAAATTCCTGTCACCATCAAGCTGTTTACAAACGACGTTGCCACCGACACCAAGCTTTACTTTCAGGTAGGCGGCGCGGTTGATGCGGCTATCGCGGGCAAGCTCAACGGCAATAAGTTTTATACCGATCCCGGTACGGGCGCTGAAACGAAAGCCGCCAAGCACGTTATCGTTCCGGATGCCGCCCTGATCGCAGGTTTTGGTGCCGAATACCAACTAGGCCAGAGTACTAAGCTTATGGCAGGCATCTCGTATCACCGCGGCCTGTTCAACATCGACCGCTACTTCGACAATACGCGCAAATTCAAGAGTGTGACCCTCAAGAACAACGAGTTTGCTCTGGATCTCGGGCTAAAATTCTAG